A single genomic interval of Streptomyces graminofaciens harbors:
- a CDS encoding peptidyl-prolyl cis-trans isomerase, whose translation MSEPPARDGRSGPGHHAAPHRHPAPSGHAVLVDGEPVPRYRVDAVLDAVPARDHETRPEGQARAERQRRRWATQVVVADELARRACAERGLAPPPEVSPAPALAVSGTEVADLGSIIAVALAHSPAARTLLAALEAEQSVPDQAARAYYDRNPDRFLTREALRRGVDPYGGAGPGDFLPYDDVHDDVVRELRRAMGRQAFFDWLDRARADVEYAPGHEHPGDPTHPDHEHRH comes from the coding sequence ATGAGCGAGCCTCCGGCGCGCGACGGTCGTTCGGGGCCGGGCCACCACGCCGCGCCGCACAGGCATCCGGCCCCGAGCGGGCACGCGGTGCTCGTCGATGGTGAGCCCGTCCCCCGGTACCGCGTCGACGCCGTACTGGACGCCGTGCCCGCCCGGGACCACGAGACGCGGCCGGAGGGACAGGCGCGGGCGGAGCGGCAGCGAAGGCGGTGGGCCACGCAGGTCGTGGTCGCCGACGAGCTGGCCCGCCGGGCCTGCGCCGAGCGCGGGCTCGCGCCGCCGCCCGAGGTGTCACCGGCCCCCGCGCTCGCGGTGTCCGGGACCGAGGTCGCCGACCTGGGCAGCATCATCGCGGTGGCGCTCGCCCACTCCCCCGCCGCGCGCACCCTGCTGGCGGCACTGGAGGCCGAGCAGAGCGTGCCCGACCAGGCCGCACGGGCCTACTACGACCGCAATCCGGACCGCTTCCTCACCCGGGAGGCTCTGCGGCGCGGCGTCGACCCGTACGGCGGGGCGGGGCCGGGCGACTTCCTGCCGTACGACGACGTCCACGACGACGTGGTGCGGGAGCTGCGGCGGGCCATGGGCCGGCAGGCCTTCTTCGACTGGCTGGACCGGGCCCGCGCCGACGTGGAGTACGCGCCGGGACACGAGCACCCGGGCGACCCGACGCACCCCGACCACGAGCACCGGCACTGA
- a CDS encoding extracellular solute-binding protein: MRARRVTGCVAGVIALTLTAAGCGLSGGGSDSGDATAGGCKVDQGNVGSGKLTGDVKGKITFQTTNLKKDFGGYFNGVIKAFEKAHPDTTVKWVDDPGDATFTQRLVADAQGCTLPDVVNINVNTAIALTKNGYLLDLDKKAPDAGEPFVPNLWKSSMYADASGSKAHSVLPWYSGGIVQTFNTDLMKKAGLDPAKPPTTVLGLFEDAEKIAKVSDGKYYAFLANPQLRIPADWQQMDIKVLSSDGKKFTFADDPKTARWVEAMTKLYKSGGMPRDSLSSTQDPANVYGQGKLVYGPTNPNFLRFIQQNNPSVYKKTGVARFMLDDLGHTVGAPQYIGVASTSKNAATALSFAQFLTNARNQLEWAKDPNVVIFPSTTASLDDPFFQSVKGDDPFAEARKIVASDRKTSTADEIALTPGELNAITAQIQLAMQGKKSAQDALDEAQKKANELIEQGS; the protein is encoded by the coding sequence ATGCGCGCGAGAAGAGTGACCGGATGCGTGGCGGGCGTCATCGCCCTCACCCTGACCGCCGCCGGCTGCGGCCTGTCGGGCGGTGGTTCCGACAGCGGGGACGCCACGGCCGGCGGCTGCAAGGTCGACCAGGGCAACGTCGGTTCCGGGAAGCTCACGGGGGACGTCAAGGGGAAGATCACCTTCCAGACGACCAACCTGAAGAAGGACTTCGGCGGCTACTTCAACGGAGTCATCAAGGCTTTCGAGAAGGCCCACCCGGACACCACCGTGAAGTGGGTCGACGACCCGGGCGACGCCACGTTCACCCAGCGCCTGGTGGCGGACGCACAGGGCTGCACGCTGCCGGACGTGGTGAACATCAACGTCAACACGGCGATCGCGCTCACCAAGAACGGCTATCTGCTGGACCTCGACAAGAAGGCACCGGACGCGGGCGAACCGTTCGTGCCCAACCTGTGGAAGTCGAGCATGTACGCGGACGCCTCGGGCTCCAAGGCGCACAGCGTGCTGCCCTGGTACTCCGGCGGCATCGTGCAGACCTTCAACACCGACCTGATGAAGAAGGCGGGCCTGGATCCGGCCAAACCTCCGACGACCGTCCTCGGGCTGTTCGAGGACGCCGAGAAGATAGCGAAGGTCTCGGACGGCAAGTACTACGCGTTCCTCGCCAATCCGCAGCTGCGCATCCCGGCCGACTGGCAGCAGATGGACATCAAGGTCCTGTCCTCCGACGGCAAGAAGTTCACCTTCGCCGACGACCCGAAGACCGCGCGGTGGGTCGAGGCCATGACGAAGCTCTACAAGAGCGGCGGCATGCCGAGGGACTCGCTCTCCTCCACCCAGGACCCCGCCAATGTCTACGGTCAGGGCAAGCTGGTCTACGGCCCGACGAACCCCAACTTCCTGCGGTTCATCCAGCAGAACAACCCGAGCGTCTACAAGAAGACCGGTGTCGCCCGCTTCATGCTGGACGACCTGGGCCACACCGTCGGCGCCCCGCAGTACATCGGCGTCGCGTCGACCAGCAAGAACGCGGCGACCGCGCTGTCCTTCGCCCAGTTCCTGACCAACGCGCGGAACCAGCTGGAGTGGGCGAAGGACCCGAACGTGGTCATCTTCCCCTCCACCACGGCCTCCCTCGACGACCCGTTCTTCCAGTCGGTGAAGGGCGACGACCCGTTCGCCGAGGCCCGCAAGATCGTCGCCAGTGACCGCAAGACCTCGACGGCCGACGAGATCGCCCTGACGCCCGGCGAGTTGAACGCCATCACGGCCCAGATCCAGCTGGCCATGCAGGGCAAGAAGAGCGCCCAGGACGCCTTGGACGAGGCCCAGAAGAAGGCCAACGAGCTGATCGAGCAGGGCAGCTGA